A genomic window from Tolypothrix sp. PCC 7910 includes:
- a CDS encoding PD-(D/E)XK nuclease family protein: protein MSIPDRPFASYHLWSLVAPATGQERWHCQMRRGFVKARQHEPKVKALLATATAPQRIGILAQKGVYEFHHHRHLLSQTDGVEKVAQLLQLSHSSEEVQQRVLQILKKYHNAPLLLNKHIIQLTPGDEGFPKPILIDQDDYCFRLYAAMDCVFIDSDRTLHILDFKTGKAAFDQRQALVYLLAARYLYPEQEAVASFYNLELCKKSDLIHITHQELLSLEFELARIAQKHQQDLQKYHQETKDFSKIFPPNPGSHCRYCPFSSICDFADHPKSKSQSMPILRVNG, encoded by the coding sequence ATGTCAATCCCTGATCGCCCTTTTGCCAGTTACCACCTTTGGTCTTTAGTTGCCCCAGCTACCGGGCAAGAACGCTGGCATTGCCAGATGAGACGGGGGTTTGTCAAAGCACGTCAGCATGAACCAAAAGTCAAAGCACTGTTAGCCACGGCGACTGCACCCCAAAGGATTGGCATACTAGCCCAAAAAGGCGTTTATGAATTTCATCATCATCGACATTTGTTAAGCCAAACAGATGGTGTAGAAAAAGTTGCTCAGTTATTGCAATTAAGCCACTCCTCTGAAGAAGTTCAACAGCGAGTGCTGCAAATTTTGAAAAAATATCATAATGCGCCGTTGCTGTTAAATAAACACATCATCCAATTAACACCCGGCGACGAAGGCTTTCCCAAACCTATTTTAATTGACCAGGATGATTATTGCTTCCGGTTATACGCAGCAATGGACTGTGTGTTTATTGACAGCGATCGCACTTTACATATTTTAGATTTTAAAACTGGGAAAGCTGCTTTTGACCAGCGACAAGCTTTAGTTTATCTTCTCGCTGCGCGTTATCTTTACCCTGAACAAGAAGCTGTCGCATCATTTTATAATTTAGAGCTTTGTAAAAAATCTGACTTAATTCATATTACTCATCAAGAATTATTATCTTTAGAATTTGAATTGGCACGTATTGCCCAAAAGCATCAGCAAGATTTACAGAAATATCACCAAGAAACTAAAGATTTCAGTAAAATATTTCCCCCTAACCCTGGTTCTCACTGTCGATATTGTCCATTTAGTTCTATATGTGATTTTGCTGATCATCCCAAGTCAAAGTCTCAATCTATGCCGATTTTAAGGGTGAATGGGTGA
- a CDS encoding phosphoglucomutase/phosphomannomutase family protein encodes MSASSKSSKIQFGTDGWRGIIADDFTFPNVRKVTRAIASYLETAYSKDRPVLVAYDTRFLADQFAQTAAQVLADLGWTVKVTNRDCPTPVIAYNARHLNSAGALMFTASHNPAPYCGIKYIPDYAGPATPEITDTIVANIESASDAPASSNPSGSISIFDPKPDYLQFIYTLIDVDKIKSAQLKVKYDALYSTSRGYLDEVLQQSGVQLESFHTWRDVLFGGGMPEPKGEQLVELIEAVRADQADLGLATDGDSDRFGIVDEQGNVLTPNTVLLVLARHLIKNKGKSGAIVRTVATTHLLDNFAAKYGLPIYETAVGFKYIGAKMRETTVLIGGEESGGLSIIGHIPEKDGVLADMLVAEAIAYEGKPLSQLVKEAIAEADGPLYNNRLDLHLTEAHKTAVIDSFTKNPPSEVAGIKVKEVGRKDGIKLYLEEGSWILLRPSGTEPLVRVYLETNSPEKLTQIAQEMESAIAKLE; translated from the coding sequence ATGAGCGCTAGTAGCAAATCCAGCAAAATTCAATTTGGTACCGATGGTTGGCGAGGAATTATTGCCGATGACTTTACTTTTCCCAATGTGAGAAAAGTAACAAGGGCAATCGCTAGCTACTTAGAAACGGCCTATAGCAAAGACAGACCAGTTCTTGTTGCCTACGATACTCGATTTTTAGCTGACCAGTTTGCCCAGACAGCCGCCCAAGTCTTAGCTGACTTGGGTTGGACGGTAAAAGTAACAAATCGGGATTGCCCAACACCAGTAATTGCCTACAACGCCCGTCACCTAAATTCGGCGGGGGCGTTGATGTTTACTGCTAGCCATAATCCTGCGCCATACTGTGGGATAAAATATATCCCAGACTATGCTGGCCCTGCCACACCAGAGATTACTGATACTATTGTGGCAAATATAGAAAGTGCATCAGATGCACCGGCTAGTAGTAATCCATCGGGTTCTATTTCTATTTTCGATCCGAAACCAGATTATCTGCAATTTATCTACACCTTAATTGATGTAGATAAAATCAAAAGTGCCCAGTTAAAGGTAAAATACGATGCTTTGTATTCTACCTCTCGTGGCTATTTAGATGAAGTTTTGCAACAAAGTGGGGTGCAATTAGAAAGTTTCCACACTTGGCGCGATGTGTTGTTTGGCGGTGGAATGCCAGAACCCAAGGGAGAACAATTAGTTGAATTGATCGAAGCAGTACGCGCCGATCAAGCCGATTTGGGTTTAGCAACCGATGGCGATAGTGATCGCTTTGGGATTGTTGATGAACAAGGTAATGTCCTCACCCCCAACACTGTGCTGCTAGTTTTAGCACGTCATTTAATTAAAAATAAAGGTAAAAGCGGTGCTATTGTCCGTACTGTAGCCACAACTCACTTGTTAGATAATTTTGCAGCTAAATACGGGCTGCCAATTTATGAAACTGCCGTAGGCTTTAAATACATTGGTGCAAAAATGCGGGAAACCACTGTGTTAATTGGTGGTGAAGAATCTGGCGGTTTAAGCATAATCGGTCATATTCCCGAAAAAGATGGCGTTTTAGCCGATATGTTAGTAGCAGAAGCCATCGCCTACGAAGGCAAACCCCTGAGTCAGTTAGTTAAAGAAGCGATCGCCGAAGCTGATGGCCCACTGTACAATAATCGTCTGGACTTGCACCTTACCGAAGCGCACAAAACTGCTGTCATCGACTCCTTTACCAAAAATCCCCCCTCAGAGGTAGCGGGAATTAAAGTGAAAGAAGTGGGACGTAAAGACGGAATTAAGCTGTATTTAGAAGAAGGTAGCTGGATATTGCTGCGTCCCTCCGGTACAGAACCCCTGGTGCGTGTTTATTTAGAAACTAACTCACCAGAAAAACTTACCCAAATCGCCCAAGAAATGGAAAGTGCGATCGCTAAACTAGAATAA
- a CDS encoding DUF1049 domain-containing protein: protein MKSIANLLISVVIAVWVMAIAILSVQNATLVSLKFLSLRSIQIPVGLVLAFCVCVGLVGIAMLQPLWGLADRRGNSRSDEDAEFFVDDEDF, encoded by the coding sequence ATGAAAAGTATTGCTAATTTGCTGATATCTGTAGTTATAGCTGTGTGGGTAATGGCGATCGCTATTCTCTCAGTGCAAAACGCTACTTTAGTATCTTTAAAGTTTTTGAGTTTGCGATCCATTCAAATACCAGTTGGTTTGGTACTGGCTTTTTGCGTTTGTGTCGGCTTAGTTGGGATAGCTATGCTGCAACCTTTATGGGGGCTAGCTGATAGGCGCGGTAATTCTCGTTCTGATGAGGATGCTGAGTTTTTTGTTGATGATGAAGATTTTTAA
- a CDS encoding BrnA antitoxin family protein codes for MAPTPGKTCITIRLDDEILVWFREQVNAAGGGNYPYVST; via the coding sequence ATGGCACCTACACCAGGCAAAACTTGCATTACAATTCGCCTAGATGATGAAATATTGGTATGGTTTCGTGAACAAGTTAACGCGGCAGGTGGGGGAAATTATCCATACGTGTCAACTTAA
- a CDS encoding IS701 family transposase gives MKEPRSATPTIKFIDEYCQWYKNLFPDVRTFEAFKYLHIGCISDIKRKTLPAIAKIVGLDNHQGLHHLLTSSPWSVEKLRIKRLELILQVLKRRPIILIIDETGDKKKGTSTDYVKRQYIGNLGKTENGIVVVTAYGVFCGMTFPLLFEVYKPRERLKPGEKYRTKPEIAAMLMKKLESMGFKFNLLLADSLYGESGNNFISVLDELSLNYIVAIRSNHYVEILPRQHIQYLKWHKFKRVFSDMSSEHRFIREIIPGKRGEVRYWQITTDIENLPENSTWYVMSKYPDITPREVGNFYGLRTWVEYGLKQSKNELGWADFRLTHYPDIERWWEIVCSTYLMVSLHSEQMLTSSPKRESKFTSHPWWDNGNGWKNILNNLRLLIQPFIFFNLIYPWLTVFPIPQLYSGFSKLQSIIYSLTSSLFNYLNNTDFYFSSA, from the coding sequence ATGAAAGAGCCTCGTTCAGCTACGCCAACAATAAAATTTATAGATGAATATTGCCAGTGGTATAAAAACCTGTTTCCAGATGTTAGGACTTTCGAGGCTTTTAAATACCTTCACATAGGCTGTATTTCTGATATAAAACGAAAAACATTACCTGCGATCGCTAAAATTGTAGGATTAGATAATCATCAAGGATTACACCATCTTTTAACATCCTCACCGTGGTCAGTAGAAAAATTAAGAATCAAGCGATTAGAATTAATTTTACAGGTACTAAAGCGAAGACCAATCATTTTAATTATTGACGAAACTGGAGACAAGAAAAAAGGAACATCAACTGATTATGTGAAACGGCAGTACATAGGTAATTTGGGGAAAACTGAAAATGGAATTGTCGTAGTGACAGCGTATGGTGTTTTCTGTGGAATGACATTTCCATTACTGTTTGAAGTGTATAAACCCCGTGAAAGATTAAAGCCAGGAGAGAAGTATCGTACCAAGCCAGAAATAGCAGCAATGCTGATGAAAAAGCTAGAATCAATGGGTTTTAAGTTCAACTTGTTACTGGCAGATAGTTTATATGGTGAGAGTGGTAATAATTTTATATCTGTATTAGATGAATTGAGTTTAAATTATATAGTTGCAATTCGCTCAAACCATTACGTAGAGATACTGCCAAGACAACATATTCAATATTTAAAGTGGCATAAGTTTAAAAGAGTATTCTCTGACATGAGCAGTGAGCATCGATTTATTAGAGAAATTATTCCTGGAAAACGTGGAGAAGTCAGATATTGGCAAATCACCACGGACATTGAGAATTTACCTGAGAACTCGACTTGGTATGTCATGAGTAAATATCCAGACATTACACCCAGAGAAGTTGGAAACTTTTATGGGTTAAGAACTTGGGTAGAATATGGGTTAAAACAAAGTAAGAATGAATTAGGTTGGGCTGATTTTCGTCTAACTCATTATCCAGATATTGAACGGTGGTGGGAAATTGTTTGTAGTACTTATCTGATGGTGAGTCTACATTCAGAACAGATGCTTACCTCATCACCAAAACGAGAGTCAAAATTTACTTCACACCCTTGGTGGGATAATGGAAATGGTTGGAAAAATATTCTTAATAATCTCCGTTTACTTATTCAACCATTTATTTTCTTTAACCTGATATATCCTTGGTTAACCGTTTTTCCTATTCCACAATTATATTCGGGTTTTTCTAAACTTCAATCTATCATTTATAGCCTCACAAGTTCACTTTTTAATTACCTAAACAATACTGATTTCTATTTTTCTTCTGCTTAA
- a CDS encoding Uma2 family endonuclease, whose protein sequence is MTQSLQKVFTFDEFLEFLETQPENIRYELHNGEIVKMPQPLGTHEQIIMFLARMLLLKIVELKLPYDISSKNVLVKPENKQSGYYPDILLLNIPNLKNELLWEKESTVSNPDSIPLVIEVISTNWRDDYHKKFADYVRVASRREEMGIQEYWIVDYAALGSKELIGDPKQPTITIYSLSNEGEYRGKQFRGNDSLTSPTFPDLNLTAAQIFSARY, encoded by the coding sequence ATGACACAATCCCTACAAAAAGTATTTACATTTGATGAGTTTTTAGAGTTTTTAGAAACACAACCGGAAAATATTCGTTACGAATTGCATAATGGAGAGATTGTTAAAATGCCACAACCGCTGGGAACACATGAACAAATAATTATGTTTTTAGCAAGGATGCTATTGTTAAAAATAGTAGAACTTAAACTTCCTTATGATATAAGCAGTAAAAACGTTCTAGTTAAGCCGGAAAATAAACAATCAGGTTACTATCCAGACATTCTGTTACTGAACATTCCTAACTTAAAAAACGAACTGTTATGGGAAAAAGAATCAACTGTTAGTAACCCAGATTCAATTCCATTAGTGATTGAAGTGATCAGCACTAACTGGAGAGATGATTATCATAAAAAGTTTGCTGACTATGTTCGCGTAGCGTCTCGAAGAGAAGAGATGGGTATCCAAGAATATTGGATTGTAGATTATGCTGCTTTGGGTAGTAAGGAGTTGATAGGCGATCCCAAACAGCCAACAATCACAATTTACTCTTTAAGTAATGAGGGTGAATATCGTGGTAAACAATTTCGAGGTAATGATAGTTTAACTTCACCAACATTTCCGGATTTGAATCTAACGGCTGCACAAATTTTTTCAGCACGTTATTGA
- the acs gene encoding acetate--CoA ligase: MSQPTIESILQENRLFHPSAEFSQKAHIKSLADYQILYDQAQADPQKFWAELAESELHWFQKWDTVLDWQPPFAKWFVGGKTNISYNCLDRHLTTWRKNKAALIWEGEPGDSRTLTYAQLHREVCQFANVLKQLGIQKGDRVGIYMPMIPEAAIAMLACARIGAPHSVVFGGFSAEALRDRLIDAEAKLVVTADGGWRKDAIVPLKEQVDKAIANNAVPNVKNVLVVQRTAQQTHMEPGRDHWWHDLQKGVSADCPAEPMDSEDLLFILYTSGSTGKPKGVVHTTAGYNLYTHITTKWIFDLKDTDVYWCTADVGWITGHSYIVYGPLSNGATTLMYEGAPRASNPGCFWDVIEKYGVNIFYTAPTAIRAFIKMGEHHPNKRNLSSLRLLGTVGEPINPEAWMWYHKVIGGERCPIVDTWWQTETGGIMITALPGAIPTKPGSATLPFPGILADIVDLDGNTVPNNEGGYLAVRYPWPGMMRTVYGDPERFRRTYWEHIPPKDGQFTYFAGDGARQDEDGYFWVMGRVDDVLNVSGHRLGTMEVESALVSHPAVAEAAVVGKPDELKGEEVVAFVTLEGTFQASDDLSKELKQHVVKEIGAIARPGEIRFTDALPKTRSGKIMRRLLRNLAAGQEVSGDTSTLEDRSVLDKLREGA; encoded by the coding sequence ATGTCCCAACCGACAATAGAATCAATCTTACAAGAGAACCGCTTATTTCATCCGAGTGCTGAATTTTCGCAAAAAGCTCATATCAAAAGTCTGGCAGATTATCAAATTCTTTACGATCAAGCTCAAGCCGATCCACAAAAATTTTGGGCAGAATTGGCGGAAAGTGAGTTGCATTGGTTTCAAAAATGGGACACAGTCTTAGATTGGCAACCACCTTTTGCTAAATGGTTTGTTGGTGGTAAGACTAATATTTCTTATAACTGTCTTGACAGACACCTGACTACTTGGCGCAAAAATAAAGCTGCACTAATTTGGGAAGGTGAACCAGGAGATTCGCGGACTCTCACCTATGCCCAATTACATCGAGAAGTTTGCCAGTTTGCTAATGTACTCAAACAACTAGGAATCCAAAAAGGCGATCGCGTGGGGATTTATATGCCCATGATTCCAGAAGCAGCGATCGCAATGTTAGCTTGTGCGAGAATAGGCGCACCCCACAGTGTTGTGTTTGGTGGTTTCAGTGCTGAGGCTTTGCGCGATCGCTTAATTGATGCGGAAGCTAAGTTAGTGGTAACGGCTGATGGTGGTTGGCGCAAAGATGCGATCGTCCCCCTCAAGGAACAAGTAGACAAGGCTATTGCCAATAACGCTGTCCCCAATGTGAAAAATGTGCTGGTAGTGCAACGTACAGCGCAACAAACGCACATGGAACCAGGACGTGACCATTGGTGGCATGATTTACAAAAGGGTGTATCAGCCGATTGTCCTGCTGAACCAATGGACAGCGAAGATTTGCTATTTATTCTTTACACTTCTGGTAGTACTGGCAAACCTAAGGGTGTTGTTCATACCACGGCTGGGTACAACTTATATACCCACATCACCACCAAATGGATCTTTGATTTAAAAGATACGGATGTATATTGGTGTACTGCCGATGTCGGTTGGATTACGGGGCATAGCTACATTGTTTATGGCCCACTTTCCAACGGTGCTACAACTCTGATGTATGAAGGTGCGCCCCGTGCTTCTAATCCTGGCTGTTTCTGGGATGTGATTGAAAAGTATGGTGTCAACATTTTTTATACTGCACCTACAGCAATTCGCGCCTTTATCAAAATGGGCGAACATCATCCTAATAAACGCAACCTATCTTCGTTGCGCTTGTTGGGAACTGTCGGCGAACCAATTAACCCAGAAGCTTGGATGTGGTATCACAAAGTCATTGGTGGCGAACGCTGCCCAATTGTTGATACCTGGTGGCAAACTGAAACTGGCGGGATTATGATTACAGCCCTACCTGGGGCAATTCCCACCAAACCTGGTTCTGCAACGCTTCCTTTCCCTGGCATTCTTGCAGATATCGTAGATTTGGATGGTAACACTGTACCCAATAATGAAGGTGGTTATTTAGCAGTGCGTTACCCTTGGCCAGGAATGATGCGTACAGTTTATGGCGATCCCGAACGCTTCCGCCGTACCTACTGGGAACATATACCCCCCAAAGATGGCCAGTTTACATATTTTGCTGGTGATGGGGCCAGACAAGACGAAGATGGTTACTTCTGGGTAATGGGACGGGTAGACGATGTGTTAAACGTGTCAGGACACCGCCTGGGCACAATGGAAGTAGAATCAGCCTTAGTTTCTCACCCAGCAGTTGCAGAAGCGGCGGTTGTCGGGAAGCCAGATGAACTCAAAGGTGAAGAAGTCGTGGCTTTTGTGACTCTCGAAGGGACTTTCCAAGCCAGCGATGATTTGAGTAAAGAACTCAAGCAACACGTTGTCAAAGAAATTGGTGCGATCGCCCGTCCTGGTGAAATTCGCTTTACTGACGCTTTGCCAAAAACGCGATCAGGTAAGATTATGCGGCGCTTACTGCGAAATCTGGCTGCAGGGCAAGAAGTATCAGGTGATACCTCAACTTTAGAAGACCGCAGTGTGTTGGATAAGTTGCGGGAAGGGGCTTAA
- the aroA gene encoding 3-phosphoshikimate 1-carboxyvinyltransferase — protein sequence MSAAVITLETQKDLSDKLIIQRPPLGLSLQGRIRIPGDKSISHRALMLGAIAQGETEIQGLLLGEDPRSTASCFQAMGAEISELNTELVRVKGIGLGNLQEPIDVLNAGNSGTTLRLMLGLLASHAGRFFTVTGDNSLRSRPMSRVVKPLQQMGAQIWGRKDNSLAPLAIAGQTLKPVHYHSPIASAQVKSCILLAGLATEGKTTVTEPALSRDHSERMLRAFGAELSVDPETNSVTVTGPAQLFGQKVIVPGDISSAAFWLVAGAIVPGSELVVENVGVNPTRTGILEALELMGADIQLENQREVAGEPVADIRVRSSSLKSCTIAGDIIPRMIDEIPILAVAAVFAEGTTIIRDAAELRVKESDRITVMAQQLNKMGAKVSELPDGMEITGGTPLVGTDVDSHTDHRIAMSLAIAALVANGVTTIHRAEAAAISYPSFFQTLTAIVN from the coding sequence ATGTCGGCTGCTGTCATAACCCTAGAAACGCAAAAAGACCTTTCAGATAAGTTAATTATTCAACGACCTCCTTTAGGGCTATCCTTGCAAGGTCGTATTCGCATTCCTGGTGATAAATCTATCTCTCACCGTGCTTTGATGTTGGGTGCGATCGCCCAAGGTGAAACGGAAATTCAAGGTCTTCTCTTAGGTGAAGATCCCCGCAGTACTGCTAGTTGTTTTCAAGCAATGGGGGCGGAAATTTCGGAACTTAATACAGAGTTGGTGCGGGTGAAGGGTATTGGTTTGGGAAATTTGCAAGAACCAATTGATGTATTAAATGCAGGAAATTCTGGTACTACGTTGCGTTTGATGTTGGGATTGTTAGCTTCCCATGCAGGACGTTTTTTTACGGTCACAGGTGATAATTCTTTGCGATCGCGTCCCATGTCTCGCGTAGTAAAACCACTACAACAAATGGGGGCGCAAATTTGGGGACGCAAAGATAATTCTTTAGCACCCTTAGCAATTGCTGGACAAACCCTCAAACCAGTTCACTATCATTCCCCCATCGCCTCAGCGCAAGTTAAATCCTGTATCCTCCTCGCTGGTTTAGCTACAGAAGGAAAAACCACAGTTACCGAACCCGCCCTTTCCCGCGACCACAGCGAAAGGATGTTACGGGCGTTTGGTGCAGAACTCAGCGTTGATCCCGAAACCAATAGTGTTACCGTTACCGGGCCAGCGCAATTGTTTGGACAAAAAGTAATTGTCCCAGGCGATATTAGTTCCGCAGCCTTTTGGTTGGTAGCTGGTGCTATTGTTCCAGGTTCGGAATTAGTAGTAGAAAACGTCGGTGTGAATCCCACCCGCACTGGCATTTTAGAAGCTTTAGAGCTGATGGGAGCAGATATTCAACTGGAAAACCAGCGAGAAGTCGCAGGTGAACCAGTAGCCGATATCAGGGTACGTTCCAGCAGTTTAAAAAGCTGTACCATCGCTGGGGATATCATTCCCAGAATGATTGATGAAATTCCGATTTTAGCAGTAGCAGCAGTATTTGCCGAAGGAACAACAATTATTCGCGACGCAGCCGAGTTAAGGGTAAAAGAAAGCGATCGCATTACTGTCATGGCTCAACAACTCAATAAAATGGGAGCTAAGGTCAGCGAACTACCCGATGGGATGGAAATTACTGGCGGGACTCCCTTAGTTGGTACAGATGTCGATAGCCATACCGATCATCGAATTGCCATGAGTTTAGCGATCGCCGCCTTAGTCGCCAATGGCGTAACCACCATTCACCGCGCCGAAGCTGCTGCAATTTCTTATCCGAGTTTCTTCCAAACTCTAACTGCGATCGTTAATTGA
- a CDS encoding thioredoxin family protein — protein MALTASTMLPLGTMAPDFQLPDVVSQEIISLASFADKKALLVMFICRHCPFVKHIQEQLALIGKDYFESDLGIVAISANDVDNYPDDSPEWLKTMAIELGFKFTFCYDETQEIAKAYTAACTPDFFVFDGERKLVYRGQLDDSRPSNGKPVTGADLRAAIEAVLADKPIQDEQKPSIGCNIKWKPGNSPNYS, from the coding sequence ATGGCTTTAACTGCATCTACAATGCTGCCTCTAGGTACTATGGCTCCGGATTTCCAGCTACCAGACGTAGTATCTCAAGAGATAATTTCGTTAGCTAGTTTTGCTGATAAAAAAGCTCTATTGGTAATGTTTATTTGTCGGCATTGCCCATTTGTAAAGCACATTCAAGAACAATTAGCGCTAATAGGTAAAGACTACTTTGAAAGTGATTTGGGAATTGTAGCTATTAGCGCCAATGATGTTGATAATTACCCAGATGATTCACCAGAGTGGTTAAAGACAATGGCGATAGAATTGGGATTTAAATTTACCTTTTGCTATGACGAAACTCAAGAGATAGCCAAGGCTTATACCGCTGCTTGTACCCCTGATTTTTTTGTATTTGATGGGGAACGCAAACTTGTTTATCGCGGACAACTAGATGATAGCCGACCCAGCAATGGTAAGCCTGTAACAGGTGCAGATTTACGTGCTGCGATTGAGGCTGTACTGGCAGATAAACCTATACAAGATGAGCAAAAACCAAGTATTGGTTGCAATATAAAGTGGAAACCAGGAAATTCCCCAAATTATAGTTAG
- a CDS encoding DUF4114 domain-containing protein, whose protein sequence is MDSSIISSTNINYFNPLEKSILPTISYNDANLLGESKSHNLLSPSRGQMAIELSSALVEIGSKIDNFLRQKDFLNQMQLAFGKGWNLQQATNLMVGIVNGESIPQIDILPVDLLKAQGAYAGDSIYLAQELFGDVAKPQALVSVLLEELGHYLDANLNAQDSPGDEGAIFAHLVLKQPLQPEEILALKAEDDTAILNLNGKNILVEQAALDSGTFTVGSDGKVSIEFLADGGSYHSELGIFSLQGMDKFQLGSVEFIQESARRVLSNSNSGCLAISDATEGAKFSGDFGESDKNDGKFLGEKNFAMTAGDQFAFLLVPDGKIRELLDNPNSAKDKNPLFSLASANSGGSVHFAQLGQGTTKGGTFGVEDMLASQGADWDYNDFIFQIKGATGKTAPLETFIQSKKEWCNTQSAKELIEYAKQVSQFLTLAAPFNSSYTVASLGELPGLPTPYVGLAFKADDPNTLYIGSTPQGKKGEIFAIALKRDANNRIVGFTGSAKLLSSAPGLKGGLNDAGLTFGPNNVLFYTTWNDNTVGQIKPGSSNPDKQIELTSLGYQPSVGGLTFVPQGFPGAGRLKITSYDTGNFYDTTVSADGTGTWNIAPATKSVQITGGPDAFIYVSASMPQFTSERILVAEQDTDTVSAYNIDANGDPIPTTRQEFLTGIDGPIGAAIDPLTGDFFFSTYSLGDFNPQGFNQVVVVRKG, encoded by the coding sequence ATGGATTCATCTATTATCTCATCAACGAATATAAATTATTTTAATCCTCTAGAAAAATCTATTCTGCCAACAATTTCCTATAACGATGCAAATTTACTAGGGGAATCTAAATCTCATAATTTACTATCTCCAAGTCGAGGACAGATGGCGATAGAACTATCTTCTGCCCTTGTGGAAATAGGTAGTAAAATAGACAATTTTCTTCGGCAAAAAGATTTTCTTAATCAGATGCAACTGGCTTTTGGTAAAGGCTGGAATCTGCAACAGGCAACAAATTTGATGGTGGGTATCGTTAATGGCGAGTCTATCCCCCAAATTGATATTTTGCCTGTTGATTTATTAAAAGCTCAAGGAGCTTATGCTGGGGATAGCATCTATTTAGCGCAAGAATTATTCGGTGATGTAGCAAAACCACAAGCATTGGTTTCTGTTTTATTAGAAGAACTTGGACATTATCTTGATGCAAATTTGAACGCTCAAGATTCGCCAGGAGATGAAGGGGCAATTTTTGCTCACCTGGTGTTGAAACAACCTCTGCAACCTGAAGAAATACTAGCTTTAAAAGCTGAAGATGATACTGCAATATTAAATTTAAATGGCAAAAATATTTTAGTAGAGCAAGCTGCTTTAGACTCTGGTACATTTACCGTCGGCTCAGATGGCAAAGTCAGCATTGAGTTTTTAGCGGATGGTGGTAGCTATCATAGCGAACTGGGTATTTTTAGTTTGCAGGGAATGGACAAATTTCAACTAGGTTCGGTGGAATTTATTCAAGAATCTGCGCGTCGTGTTCTTAGCAATTCTAATTCTGGTTGCCTAGCAATTTCTGATGCAACTGAGGGAGCAAAATTTAGCGGTGATTTTGGTGAAAGTGACAAAAATGATGGCAAATTTTTAGGAGAGAAAAACTTTGCCATGACTGCTGGCGATCAGTTTGCTTTCTTACTGGTACCGGATGGAAAAATTCGAGAATTATTAGATAATCCCAATTCAGCCAAGGATAAAAATCCCTTATTCTCTCTTGCCTCAGCTAATTCTGGCGGTTCTGTACATTTTGCTCAGCTAGGACAAGGAACAACGAAAGGTGGGACTTTTGGTGTAGAAGATATGCTGGCTAGCCAAGGAGCAGATTGGGATTACAACGACTTCATATTTCAAATTAAAGGCGCTACCGGAAAAACTGCTCCCCTAGAGACATTTATTCAGTCAAAAAAAGAGTGGTGTAATACCCAGTCAGCCAAAGAATTAATCGAATACGCTAAACAAGTCAGCCAATTTCTCACTTTAGCTGCTCCCTTCAATAGTTCTTACACTGTCGCCAGTTTGGGTGAATTACCAGGATTACCAACTCCCTATGTGGGATTAGCCTTTAAAGCTGACGATCCTAATACTTTGTATATTGGTTCAACACCGCAAGGCAAAAAAGGCGAAATTTTTGCGATCGCACTTAAACGCGATGCTAATAATCGTATTGTAGGGTTTACCGGATCGGCAAAGTTGCTTTCCTCAGCACCAGGCCTCAAGGGTGGGTTGAATGATGCTGGCTTGACTTTTGGCCCTAATAACGTTTTGTTTTATACAACCTGGAATGACAACACAGTTGGGCAAATAAAACCTGGAAGTTCTAATCCTGACAAACAGATAGAGTTAACTTCCCTTGGGTATCAGCCTTCTGTCGGTGGCTTAACTTTCGTTCCCCAAGGTTTCCCTGGTGCAGGAAGGCTAAAAATTACCTCCTACGATACTGGGAATTTTTATGACACAACTGTGTCCGCCGATGGTACAGGTACTTGGAATATTGCACCTGCAACAAAATCAGTTCAAATTACCGGGGGGCCAGATGCTTTTATCTATGTATCTGCTTCTATGCCACAATTTACGAGCGAACGCATTTTAGTTGCAGAGCAAGATACAGATACAGTCAGCGCCTATAATATTGATGCAAATGGCGATCCCATTCCTACCACTCGCCAAGAATTTTTAACTGGAATAGACGGCCCCATCGGTGCAGCCATTGATCCCTTGACAGGTGATTTCTTCTTCTCTACCTATTCCTTAGGCGATTTTAATCCCCAAGGATTCAATCAGGTGGTAGTCGTGCGGAAAGGATGA